The Synchiropus splendidus isolate RoL2022-P1 chromosome 8, RoL_Sspl_1.0, whole genome shotgun sequence genome has a window encoding:
- the LOC128763498 gene encoding transcription factor 7-like 1-C, translated as METVTTEQSSSSPEWMDFETDLDMVLSTLKSMFGELPSAPAPQESPHLPGNVLPEVEQSGFTDGLNGTGTVTHNINPFQCGATTVPPYGGVLADHNVGAARAGFMSGANMQPLCCQCPHGMRWLQFPPQFLVPQPGGPVAGALVSPMYLDNSFMPYGFVNHQQGACFPCQKEQVPALEGGSVSSPGSFHNGKQCVRTKPCPEPSPQVLTSKRKRGVEPNGAYIRRPPNAFMVFMRENREIITRTLKPKHSVETNTILGEMWRKMSTDEQDIYYQKATEERRIHAEKYPEWSSQDNYGKKVKRQRKKKSIII; from the exons ATGGAAACAGTCACAACAGAGCAGAGCAGTTCCTCACCTGAGTGGATGGACTTTGAGACGGACCTAGACATGGTCCTCTCTACTCTGAAATCTATGTTTGGCGAGCTTCCATCTGCGCCTGCTCCTCAAGAATCACCCCATTTACCTGGGAATGTCCTACCTGAGGTGGAACAAAGTGGTTTCACCGATGGACTCAATGGGACGGGGACGGTCACACACAACATCAACCCCTTCCAATGTGGAGCCACAACAGTGCCGCCATATGGAGGAGTCCTGGCAGATCACAATGTTGGGGCAGCACGCGCTGGTTTCATGTCAGGAGCCAACATGCAGCCCCTATGTTGTCAATGCCCACATGGGATGAGATGGCTGCAGTTTCCCCCTCAGTTCCTGGTGCCACAGCCAGGTGGACCTGTGGCTGGTGCTCTTGTGAGCCCCATGTATCTGGACAACTCCTTCATGCCGTATGGTTTTGTGAACCATCAACAAGGTGCTTGTTTCCCATGCCAG AAGGAGCAAGTACCAGCCCTGGAAGGTGGCAGCGTGAGTTCCCCAGGTTCTTT CCACAATGGCAAGCAGTGTGTCCGAACCAAGCCCTGCCCTGAGCCTTCACCTCAGGTCCTCACGTCCAA ACGCAAACGTGGTGTGGAACCAAACGGAGCCTACATCAGGAGACCACCCAATGCCTTCATGGTCTTCATGAGGGAGAACAGGGAGATCATCACTCGTACCCTAAAACCCAAACACAGCGTGGAGACCAACACCATCCTGGGAGAGATG TGGAGGAAAATGTCAACAGATGAGCAGGACATTTATTACCAGAAGGCAACAGAGGAGCGAAGAATCCACGCGGAGAAATACCCGGAGTGGTCCAGCCAGGACAACTAT ggaaagaaggtcaagaggcagagaaagaaaaaaagcatcatcATCTGA
- the LOC128763503 gene encoding protein pirA-like: MDDTLISAVAACPVLYDPQCPFYQDRNRKELAWREVSKTIDVPVEICKKWKGLRDIYMREKMKAMEKKSGSVACSQVKWRRFAVLSFLDPFITPRETSGNMTAAAPPPPAADHVGAHFTHFTETCHHVDDEEEEEFEETLDEGTEPPASSSGAAASSAPPPSPAAGPSTSSAGPRKQKRKRSSTSSVEEEAPPPSAEE; encoded by the exons aTGGACGACACGCTGATTTCTGCGGTGGCTGCATGCCCGGTCCTTTACGACCCGCAATGCCCCTTTTAccaagacagaaacagaaaggagcttgcctggagggaagtcagcaaaaccattgacgtccctg tggagatctgcaaaaaatggaagggactcagggatatttacatgagagagaagatgaaggccatggagaaaaagagtgggTCAGTGGCATGTAGCCAggtaaagtggaggaggttcgccgtcctctccttcctggaccccttcatcaccccgagggagacgtcggggaacatgactgcagcagcaccaccaccaccagcagcag ATCACGTTGGAGCTCATTTTACTCATTTTActgaaacatgccatcatgttgatgatgaggaagaggaggaatttgaagaaacccttgatgaaggtacagaacctcctgcttcctcatctggtgctgctgcttcgtcagctcctccaccttcacctgccgctggcccatccacatcctctgctggaccccgaa aacaaaaaaggaagcggtcatccacatcatctgtggaagaggaggctccacctccctcagcagaggagtga
- the LOC128763504 gene encoding protein pop-1-like, translated as MATVTIEQSSSSPEWMDFETDLDMVLSTMKSMFGELPSAPAPVEFLHSPENVLPELEQSGFTDGLNGTGTVTHDINPFQCGATTVPPYGGVLADHNVGAARAGLMSGANMQPRCCQCPYGMRWLQFPPQFLVPQPDGPVAGALVSPMYLDNSMPYGFVNHQQGACFPCQKEQVPALEGGSVSSPGSFHNGKQCVRTKPCPEPSPQVLTSKRKRGVEPNGAYIRRPPNAFMVFMRENREIITRTLKPKHSVETNTILGEMWRKMSTDEQEIYYQKAMEERRIHAEKYPEWSSQDNYGKKVKRQRKKKSIIV; from the exons ATGGCAACAGTCACAATAGAGCAGAGCAGTTCCTCACCTGAGTGGATGGACTTTGAGACGGACCTAGACATGGTCCTCTCGACGATGAAATCTATGTTTGGCGAGCTTCCATCTGCGCCTGCTCCTGTCGAATTTCTCCATTCACCCGAGAATGTCCTTCCTGAGCTGGAACAAAGTGGTTTCACAGATGGACTCAATGGGACGGGGACGGTCACACACGACATCAACCCCTTCCAATGTGGAGCCACAACAGTGCCGCCATATGGAGGGGTCCTGGCAGATCACAATGTTGGGGCAGCACGTGCTGGTCTCATGTCAGGAGCCAACATGCAGCCACGATGTTGTCAATGCCCATATGGGATGAGATGGCTGCAGTTTCCCCCTCAGTTCCTGGTGCCACAGCCAGATGGACCTGTGGCTGGTGCTCTTGTGAGCCCCATGTATCTGGACAACTCCATGCCGTATGGTTTTGTGAACCATCAACAAGGTGCTTGTTTCCCATGCCAG AAGGAGCAAGTACCAGCCCTGGAAGGTGGCAGCGTGAGTTCCCCAGGTTCTTT CCACAATGGCAAGCAGTGTGTCCGAACCAAGCCCTGCCCTGAGCCTTCACCTCAGGTCCTCACGTCCAA ACGCAAACGTGGTGTGGAACCAAACGGAGCCTACATCAGGAGACCACCCAATGCCTTCATGGTCTTCATGAGGGAGAACAGGGAGATCATCACTCGTACCCTAAAACCCAAACACAGCGTGGAGACCAACACCATCCTGGGAGAGATG TGGAGGAAAATGTCAACAGATGAGCAGGAGATTTATTACCAGAAGGCAATGGAGGAGCGAAGAATCCACGCGGAGAAATACCCGGAGTGGTCCAGCCAGGACAACTAT ggaaagaaggtcaagaggcagagaaagaaaaaaagcatcatcGTCTGA